The DNA sequence GTTTGGGCATCTACATCAAGTGACCAACGGTCATATCtcaagaaatcgattaagtgcGAGTCAACGTTGTCTAAAAATTGCTGGAACAAGTCTGGCCTATCGTAGTACACTGAAATGATAAACAAGTAAAAGTTTTGGAAAGAGTCAAATACTAAGGAAAAAATGACCGTCTATAAAGTTTCCCCAAATATGCAGGACCTTACGTGCAACCTGATATCTCTGTGTGATTTAAAGATCCATAAAAATGttcgttgttttattttgttccaCCCATACTTGCCTGCAGTCGCAACAATTCCTTCTTCTTTAGTTACGAGGGCCACCCACGGCAAATCATGCTTTGCCCCTTTGGCCATGATATTCGCTGGAGTATCCGTAATCAATGCACCTTCTACGTCAGGTTCGACAACAGGAAACCAAACTATAGAGCCGAATGATGTTATGTCTTTCAACACTACGTCTTTTTCGTACAAGTATGAACCATTGAAAGTCCTCAGGCAATTAACAAGGGCGGTTGACGTGTTGGTTGGACAACTAAGATATTCGCCCAACTTGGTGGCTCGCCTGGCGGCCACTGAATATGGTTCAGGACCAAAATTCGAGGTTGCCGGTCCACTGTGTGTCATGTATTGGTGGAAAAGCCCTAAAAAGTGTGCGTTATATCAATCgccaaatttttaatatgtatTCAGTGGAAACAAATTCAGTTTCATCATGGATCTCTCTTACAATTGAAAGCGCTAACTTCGGTGTAGTAACAATGCGATGAATACATTGACCACCGAAAAATGATCGTTACATACCATaggtaaattttgattcaactAACCAATTCCACTCACCTTTTGTTAAAGGAGATGCACTTAAAATGTGAACGCTAGCGGAGCCTGAACTTCCACCAAAGACAGTCACACGACTTGGATCGCCACCGAAATACTCGATGTTTTTTTGGGTCCATCTCAGAGCTTCGACTATATCTTTCAGTAAATTATTTCCAGGTGATACTTCGTCACCGGTACTCAAAAATCCTAGTATCCCGAAACGATAGTTCGGCACTACAAGGACTATGTCCTTATTGAGAAGGAATTCTGGACTCCATCGGTCAGGCGTGCTCGTTCCAAATCTGAATTGTCCACCATAGATGTAGACCATTACCGGCAGTAACGTAGAGTTTTTGCTCTTAGGAATCTGCAAAGATGTCCTAGGATAATTCcggtaattttgttttctcactCGTTATAAGCCTGAATTTCCCACCGTATATGAACACCATTACCTATAGTAATAGGCAATAGTCAAATTCTttgtaaaaatgatcaaagctGATCTTGTTTGCTGTCTGATACGACGATATCCTAAGTGCTCCAGATGTTTAAATACTAAACTCACAATCAAGTCAATTTCAAATGCACAAGtcttcaattcaaaatttgtgaaTCTCCCGGAACGGCTAGTACAGTtttcaagatgaaaaatttgaaaagatagtggTGAAACTTCAAGCTCCTTAAGATATGAAAATGCAGTGAGCACGATTGCATTATACCTGCGGCGTATAAACATTAAGATAGAGGCAGTCCTCATCTCCTATGAGCTTGTTCTCGTGCTGAATACATGCGTTAGGCATGCGGCTAGCATCCAGAGTCCCTCTCCAAGGACCTGCGGGTACAGCTTGTTTGAACCTGCATCggaataatgagaaaaattaatgttcATGAGCTTCTGCAACGATTGAACTCCCAATGATAGGTGATTGTTAGGTCAACTCGAGGCTGGATAGTTTCGCCAATTTTTCGTCCTCGATTCTGCACATATTTTCTTGAGTATATTCAATTATGTATTTCAGTGGTTTAGCGGACTCCAAAAGCAATTGAAATGTGTAAAATCCAAACAATTAAATATGAGCAGAGTACTATGCTCTGCGGGTGAGAATCCTTCTTTGTGTATCTGGCAACATAGTATTTTATCATTGAGAGAAAATAGTCTCATCAGAATACCCGTTATACTAAGGTAATTAACCAGAATTGAGATCTTCCACACATCCCACCTaatacatttgtttttttttttatctattcaaTATGCACGGCATGAgttcggggggggggggggggggtgctaAATCCTCACTTCATTTGAAATCCGTATCAATGTAAATGAATTGGTTTTATCCTCATCTGTAGTATGCATGAATCTAAACTTATGAAATTAATGACATTATCATAACGAATACCCGTTTAACTTCACTATTtataccgtatatatataggggAAAGTCGGCTAAGTCGTACCACTATGggcttttcgatttttcaaattttttccattactCAAATGgcaacaaatcaatttttttcgtaatctACACTTCTTTAGgaataactaaaaaaattagcgtaatttcaaattatatatgaagggggaaaaacaatttttttttgaatctctgCAAACGGTACGACTTAGCCAACTGGTAGGGTAAGTCGTAACACCGGTAAGGTAAATTGTACCACCCTAAAATTCAAGGAAATATGATTCATAACCCATTTTAAGTTGAATCTATAATGCAGTAGTTTTTCATATAACATATCGAAGcttcataatatttcattattgttGATATCGTTCATCATACATTGTAGTAACATTGTTCGATATTGCACTTTTTCAATGTTCTTAACGTAATTGAGTAAcgataaatcaaatttatgtCTAAAATATGTAGGCTTAcatttgtaataatattaatagtaaGGACTTATAACTTATTTCTAATTTAAACGTAGGTTTCGGAATATCATATATTCTACAAGTTTCACTCAATCCATAGTCTCCATTTTTATATGCCATGAGCGCCCTTGACATATCCTCTTGGGACCACGaatgatattttctttttccggacattttgaaaagttcactGCACCGGAAATCATAAAAATGTTCAATAGAGCACACCTTTCCaacgaatacattttttttataaagctctATCAAAGTAACTTGAGTCAGGTAAATCGTACCGGGGCACACTCCCAAGTATGCCCCGGTACGATTTATCCGACTAAAAATGGTACGATTTGCCCGACCCCGCAGTATTTCCTCCAAACTTTTCTTACTTCACATATAACTATCATAACCTTAATGTCAAAGCGTCAAAATACTCGGAAAGAACTACACTTGCATACTGTACATGATACAATGCATTATTTGGTTTCTTATTAGCGCAGCGGCCTTACGGCCAAACCCCGAAAACTACATCAAGTACCagtgaaataaacaattgaaCGTACCTTCACGAGACGTTGTTTCACGCGCCTCTTCTTTCGGATCGGCGTTTGCCGTCGCTCAGAGTTCAAGTTTAAGTCACGTGATGGCGGATATTTTCCACGGTCTTTGAGATATTGAAGTGGTACGATTAACCTGACGGTACGACTTAGCCGACTTTCCCCTATGACCGTAACTAGTCCCGTAGCGCGTGACGTGTGAGACTACGAAACGGGAGGACCTGATTTCCAATGGAGGCGGATCGATTCTACTGAAATCAGTTCTACAGGAAAAATGTTCTACACAATAGGTTATACAGACTCGTTTCTACGGAAATTCATgtctacagaatattttttttacacaacaTTGTTCGACAGAATGGTTTGCCAGTTTTCTAATCCAACACAGTAACACAACACACCCACAAATTCAACATTAAGAATTTAAATTGTCGAAAGATCTgatgtcgaatattttttggtaaaaaaattcttctgtaGAATAAATCATGCAGGCCTATTCCTGTTGCTAACCTCGAATTTTagtcgaaaaatatttctgtagaaATGAGTCTGTAGAACATTCATCCTTTAGAACTGATTTCTGAAGAGACGATCTGCAATCATATAAATTCACAGCCAGTCGATGAGGAGCCGAGCGGCAGCTCGCAAAAATTGCAAGACTGGTCCCGTCGTTCAGGCTCCGAATCGGCGAGTTGAGGTTTGAACTCAGTCTGGCTGCACCCGGGCAACGTCGTCTGCATCGCCTATACAGCGATAGACGACGTGCAACTTTGAGTTACTCCTACAAACCTAAGATCTCCAATCGGTGGCTCGGCAAACGGGACTCCAATGAAGGCTGAGAATCTTCTACCAAAGTGTGTGACCATATTTATGCCCTTAAGTCTCCCTTGTGGTGTCGTCGTTTCCGGACGCGTCCAATTCTCGCCAGCGGGAATGTCCCCATTTTTTGTTGGAATAACACCAAAGATCGTCAGACAAGCGATTAGTAAAATAGCCACCAACAGACACGCGGCTGCTTTATACCAGCACGGACGCGAAGCCATCGAACATACAGACATGATTACTCTTTGGCACTAGTCGCAAGTGATGCTCGGGAAAAAGCTCAGCCTGAGTTACTCCATCTTGTGAGAAGAAAAGATGTCATGTCATAATGAAATACAATGTCGTTAAGTAACAACGccttgaaattaattcgccATCTCATCTCAAGTTATAAGCACGCGAATCGCCAAATTATATACATTcgagtatatgtatgtatattgtatgtacctacaagTTTCATAATCTGTGTTTTCCCATTAAGCAATTCGATGAGATTGAATTTATATGTGAGataacagaaaaataaggGAGCCGAGCAGCGCTGGCTCgaaggctatttttcatgcgtGCAAAGTGATAAGCAGCTGCTCTCGTGTAAGTGCGCAAATAGcgcaaatatttgaattacaTATTCATCTATTCACCTTATATCATAATCACATATACAAGTTATTGCATTTGtgtttgaagaatatttttcagtgaATTTTCAACCATCCTTATGAATTTGGACGCTGCGAAATTCAGAGGGTGAGAGTCGCAAAATAACCAAAAGTTGgaatatagttttttttagtAAGAGTTCGCTTTCCCAGCGTCCTGAAAAACAATTCatcaatgaaattcatttagggaaatttttttccatatctgAATCAATATAATTCTTACTACGAttggaaatgttgaaaatctaCGTTTGCTTCAGAAGGATATCTGTATCACGTTTCGAGGTTATATTGGTTTTAttgaaacaacaaaaactaAGCTTATCTGATAAATCAACtgcaaataacaataaatatcaaaaaaataatctaaaaatattatttttttctgtcaaaatattcaaaatttaatcataAACTATATTTAGATGTTAATAATTTGACTGAAAATGTcctttcacattttcaaatatcaatatgaatattatttatcaatataataattcaattagaattaagttttatttcttatataGTAAAACTACTTATTAATCTTCCTCCTTATCTTCATCAATAACGGTTGTAATATTGTCTTTATTAAATGATGAGTTTAGTATTGCAGCTTGTCTAGAGATTTCAGACCGAAATCGTACgtatgatgaataaaaaattactgcaGCAACGTGTGAACAACGACCGATAGACCTAAGTCCATTTGCACaatccggtgaaaaaaatggtgtCGCAAGTCACTCATTTTGTAAGTAgatcgaaaaaattgttgctCTGTGAATTTGCGTTGTTAGGTGgcaagaaggagaaaaagttaATTGATAGCGCTACGATTTTcagatcgatttttctcgaaaacgaCACAGAATTAGGTGCTTCTGCTTG is a window from the Diprion similis isolate iyDipSimi1 chromosome 6, iyDipSimi1.1, whole genome shotgun sequence genome containing:
- the LOC124407621 gene encoding venom carboxylesterase-6-like; protein product: MSVCSMASRPCWYKAAACLLVAILLIACLTIFGVIPTKNGDIPAGENWTRPETTTPQGRLKGINMVTHFGRRFSAFIGVPFAEPPIGDLRFKQAVPAGPWRGTLDASRMPNACIQHENKLIGDEDCLYLNVYTPQIPKSKNSTLLPVMVYIYGGQFRFGTSTPDRWSPEFLLNKDIVLVVPNYRFGILGFLSTGDEVSPGNNLLKDIVEALRWTQKNIEYFGGDPSRVTVFGGSSGSASVHILSASPLTKGLFHQYMTHSGPATSNFGPEPYSVAARRATKLGEYLSCPTNTSTALVNCLRTFNGSYLYEKDVVLKDITSFGSIVWFPVVEPDVEGALITDTPANIMAKGAKHDLPWVALVTKEEGIVATAVYYDRPDLFQQFLDNVDSHLIDFLRYDRWSLDVDAQTAVLKSRYLNDLTADRKLLIHNLTDMISDGMLIYPMYNEIQQYINNRAYKSPVYFCTFDYQGTFSYSYKFSDGNTEDWGAAHGDELLYLLPGPEGMFAPPGSEYSETDMKVADAMVELWTSFAINGIPTTAALNDNAIWEPFSSDEKYLQIGNERDPGIQVKTGFHEERMQFWKQFYAARK